The genomic region GCCCGCGGACGAACCGTTGAGGCTTGCGATGACGGGGATGTTCACCGCCGCCTTGGCCTGGGCGATGTGCTTGAGGTATTCCTCGGGACCGAGCTTCAGGTTCTCCGGCTCCGGGAAATAGGTCAGCGCCTCGGCGAAGCTCTCCGTCCCGTGCTCGAGGTGCTGCGCCAGCTCGATGCGATCCAGACGCAACTGCTCCTCGAAGAGCGAATACAACACCACCGCCGCCGCGCCCGCGTCTTCCATGCGCTTGATGTTGCCCAGATCCTCCGAGAGCGGCGACGCCGAGGGCACCAGTGGCGTGCGGAGTTTCAGTCCGAGATAATTTGTGCTGAGGTCCATGAGACAGTCCTGGTTGTGGGCGGCAGATCAGTTTTCGACCGTTGAGGGCGTCGCCGGTGCGGGTGCGGGCTGGGCCGGCGCAAACGGGCGCTGGGCGAGGTATTCGTAGAACTTCCACCGCCGGTCGGCGTCCGCCTGTGCCTGGGCGAAAAACTTCTTCGCGTCGTCGGGCCGGCTCTTGGTGAGCATCTTGAACCTGTTTTCCGTAAGCATGTAGTCCTGCACCTTCATCCGGGCCGCCGCGGAATCCAGTTGCAGCGGATTCTCGCCACGCTCGGCGCGCCGGGGGTCATAGCGGTAAAGCAGCCACTGGCCGGACTCCACCGCCGCCTTCTGCTGCCGGGCGCCCACTCCCAGGTCGAGCGCGATGCCGTGCGCGATGCAATGGCTGTAGGCGATGATCAGGGACGGTCCCGGATAACTCTCCGCCTCGACGAACGCCTTCAACGTATGCTCATCCTTAGCACCCATCGCGACACTCGCCACGTAGATGTTGCCGTAAGTCATGGCGATGAGGCCCAGGTCCTTTTTTCCGGCCGGCTTGCCGCCCGCGGCGAATTTCGCCACCGCGCCGCGCGGCGTGGACTTCGACATCTGGCCGCCCGTGTTGGAATACACTTCCGTATCCATCACGAGCACGTTCACATCACGGCCGCTCGCCAGCACGTGGTCCAGGCCGCCGTAGCCGATGTCATAGGCCCAGCCGTCGCCCCCGAGAATCCACACGCTGCGCTTTACGAGCGTGTCGGCGAGCGAGGCCAGCAACCGGGCCTCGGGCGTGGTCAAAACAGCAAGTTTCCGCTTCAAAATCTCCACGCGCTCGCGCTGCTCCTGGATGCCGGCTTCATCGTGTTGATCGGCCAGCAGCAGGCCCGTGATGAGATTGTCGCCGAGCTGCGGCGCCAGTTTTTTCACGAGTTCGGCCGCGAACTCCCGTTGCTTGTCCAGCGACACCCGGAAGCCGAGGCCGAACTCGGCGTTGTCCTCGAACAACGAATTGCACCACGTCGGCCCGCGGCCGCATTTGTTGGTGGCGTAGGGCGTGGTCGGCAGGTTCCCGCCGTAAATCGAGGAGCAGCCGGTGGCATTGGCGATCACGGCGCGGTCCCCGAACAGTTGCGACAGCATCTTGATGTAGGGCGTCTCGCCGCAGCCGGCGCACGCGCCGCTGAATTCGAAGAGCGGCTGCATCAACTGCTGCTGGCGCAACGTGGTGGTCTTCACCTTGCGCCGGTCCAGTTCCGGCAGGCCCAGGAAGAAATCCCAGTTGGCGCGCTCGGCCTCGCGCAACGGCGCCTGCGGCCGCATGTTGATCGCTTTCAATTTGGCCTCGGCCTTGTTGCGCGCAGGGCAGACATCCACACAGATGCCGCAACCCGTGCAGTCCTCCGCCGCCACCTGCAGGGTAAACTTCTGGCCCTTGAATTCCGGCAGGCGCGAGGCGGTGGACTTGAACAGGGCCGGCGCGTTCTTCAATTCCGCATCGTCATACACCTTCGCGCGGATGGTGGCATGCGGACAAATCGCCACGCACTTGAGACATTGGATGCAGACCTTCTCATCCCACACCGGGATTTCGAGGGCCAGATTGCGCTTCTCAAACTGCGCGGTGCCCGTGGGAAAGGTGCCGTCCGCCGGAAAGGCGCTCACCGGCAGTTCGTCGCCCTCCCCGGCCGTGAGCCGGCCCAGCACGTCCCGCACGAATGCGGGAGCCGCCGGGCTGACCGGCGGGAGCAACGGGCCGGCACCGTTGACGGGCTGCGTGAGCGGCACTTCATGCAGGTGCTCCAGCGTGTGATCCACCGCCTTGAGGTTCATCGCCACCACCTCCTCGCCTTTTTTGCCGTAGGTTTTTTTGATGGAATGCTTGATGGCCTCGATGGCGGTTTCGCGCGGCAGCACGCCGGCCAGGGCGAAGAAGCAAACCTGCATGATGGTGTTGATGCGCCCGCCCATGCCGCTGTTCCGGGCCACGGTGGTGGCATCGATCACGTAAAATTTCGCCCGCTTGGCGAGGAGCTGCTTCTGCACCGGCGTCGGCAGGTGCGACCACACTTCGTCCCGGCCGTAAGGCGTGTTGAGCAGGAAAACGCCGCCCGGCACGAGGTTCTTCAGCAGGTCGAACTTCTCCAGAAACCCGGGCAGGTGGCAGGCCACAAAATTCGCGCGGCTGACGAGATAGCTGGACCGGATTTGCTGCGGCCCAAAACGCAGGTGCGACACGGTCATGCTGCCGGATTTCTTGGAGTCGTAAACGAAGTAGCCCTGCGCAAAATTGTCCGTGCCCTCGCCGATGATCTTGATGGAATTCTTGTTCGCCCCCACTGTGCCATCCGCCCCCAGCCCGTAGAACATGGCGCGCACCACGCTGTCCGGCTCGGTCGAAAAGTCCGGGTCCACGGGCAGGCTGGTGTGGGAGACGTCATCCTGAATGCCCACGGTGAAACCATGCCGGGGTCTGGCCTGTGCCAGATTGTCGAACACCGCCTTGACCATGGCCGGCGTGAATTCCTTCGATGACAAACCGTAGCGGCCGCCGACGATTTTCGGCATGGCTGCAAACTGGCTGGAGCCGTTCATCACCGCCTCGGCCACGGCGGCCACCACGTCTTGGTAAAGCGGCTCGCCCGCCGCGCCCGGTTCCTTCGTGCGGTCAAGGACGGCCAGCTTCTTCACCGTCGCCGGCAACGCGGCCAGGAACTTGCCCAGGTCAAAGGGGCGAAACAGCCGCACCTTGAGCACCCCGACCTTCTCGCCCTGTTTCATCAGATGTTCGACCGCTTCGTGCGCAACCTCGCAGCCTGAGCCCATCAGCACGATGACACGATCAGCGTCCGGCGCGCCGACATAATCGAAGAGGTTGTAGCTGCGGCCCACAATGCGGGCGAATTGCGCCATGGCCTCCTGCACAATGTCAGGGCAGGCCTGGTAATAGGGATTGCACGCTTCGCGACCCTGGAAAAACGCGTCGGGATTTTGCGCCGTGCCCCGCAACACCGGCCGGTCAGGTGACATTGCCCGGGCGCGGAATGCATTGACCAGCGAATCATTGATCATCGCCCGGATGTCCGCCTCCGCGAGCATCTCGATTTTTTGCACCTCATGCGACGTGCGAAATCCGTCAAAGAAATGCACGAACGGCAGGCGCGCCTTCAGTGACGCCGCCTGCGCGATGAGCGCGAAATCCGTGGCTTCCTGCACGCTGGCGGAACACAACATGCCCCAACCGCACGAGCGCACCGCCATCACGTCACTGTGATCGCCGAAAATGGACAGCGCATGCGTCGCAATCGTGCGGGCCGTGACGTGAAACACGCAGGGCAGCAGTTCGCCCGCGATCTTGAACATGTTGGGGATCATCAACAGCAGCCCCTGCGACGCCGTAAACGTGGTCGCCAGCGATCCCGTCTGAAGCGCGCCGTGCACACCGCCCGCGGCACCGCCCTCGCTCTGGTATTGAACCACCGACGGCACCGTGCCCCACAAGTTCTTCCG from Verrucomicrobiia bacterium harbors:
- the nifJ gene encoding pyruvate:ferredoxin (flavodoxin) oxidoreductase codes for the protein MNARKLVTLDGNEAVANIAYRLNEVMAIYPITPSSPMAEFCDQWSSEGRKNLWGTVPSVVQYQSEGGAAGGVHGALQTGSLATTFTASQGLLLMIPNMFKIAGELLPCVFHVTARTIATHALSIFGDHSDVMAVRSCGWGMLCSASVQEATDFALIAQAASLKARLPFVHFFDGFRTSHEVQKIEMLAEADIRAMINDSLVNAFRARAMSPDRPVLRGTAQNPDAFFQGREACNPYYQACPDIVQEAMAQFARIVGRSYNLFDYVGAPDADRVIVLMGSGCEVAHEAVEHLMKQGEKVGVLKVRLFRPFDLGKFLAALPATVKKLAVLDRTKEPGAAGEPLYQDVVAAVAEAVMNGSSQFAAMPKIVGGRYGLSSKEFTPAMVKAVFDNLAQARPRHGFTVGIQDDVSHTSLPVDPDFSTEPDSVVRAMFYGLGADGTVGANKNSIKIIGEGTDNFAQGYFVYDSKKSGSMTVSHLRFGPQQIRSSYLVSRANFVACHLPGFLEKFDLLKNLVPGGVFLLNTPYGRDEVWSHLPTPVQKQLLAKRAKFYVIDATTVARNSGMGGRINTIMQVCFFALAGVLPRETAIEAIKHSIKKTYGKKGEEVVAMNLKAVDHTLEHLHEVPLTQPVNGAGPLLPPVSPAAPAFVRDVLGRLTAGEGDELPVSAFPADGTFPTGTAQFEKRNLALEIPVWDEKVCIQCLKCVAICPHATIRAKVYDDAELKNAPALFKSTASRLPEFKGQKFTLQVAAEDCTGCGICVDVCPARNKAEAKLKAINMRPQAPLREAERANWDFFLGLPELDRRKVKTTTLRQQQLMQPLFEFSGACAGCGETPYIKMLSQLFGDRAVIANATGCSSIYGGNLPTTPYATNKCGRGPTWCNSLFEDNAEFGLGFRVSLDKQREFAAELVKKLAPQLGDNLITGLLLADQHDEAGIQEQRERVEILKRKLAVLTTPEARLLASLADTLVKRSVWILGGDGWAYDIGYGGLDHVLASGRDVNVLVMDTEVYSNTGGQMSKSTPRGAVAKFAAGGKPAGKKDLGLIAMTYGNIYVASVAMGAKDEHTLKAFVEAESYPGPSLIIAYSHCIAHGIALDLGVGARQQKAAVESGQWLLYRYDPRRAERGENPLQLDSAAARMKVQDYMLTENRFKMLTKSRPDDAKKFFAQAQADADRRWKFYEYLAQRPFAPAQPAPAPATPSTVEN